A single window of Coffea eugenioides isolate CCC68of chromosome 7, Ceug_1.0, whole genome shotgun sequence DNA harbors:
- the LOC113777689 gene encoding ATP-dependent RNA helicase DEAH11, chloroplastic-like isoform X1 encodes MQRPSSASSCGHRCYPPASYDRCGQVPFNHHQVRQPWKPQLSPNYRRDRPPGPPMVPSFRHHNFVIQLRLNSTEKRPEKLETEGLVSKLTCKPESYRVSNTGPVIGSLYYQQWVEALETMVQLWEIRLNNGHSLTPRLIQNVVVSSDKDELKDQLKTLFLSRLRALMEDESVNKWEKKLEMVLNERKEVNLNLKKRKQLREFHELKKKRDGLEKEGDLIAKRIEEFKRGIQCMVDYLEGKGVDEVEAVGVKVGLFMFGREFDWGKLHCLMMRECRRLDEGLPLFAFRGEIFQQIHCQQITVLIGETGSGKSTQLVQFLADSGVAGKGSIVCTQPRKLAAVSLAQRVKEESRGCYEDHSVISYPSYSSSQNYNSKVIFTTDHSLLQHYMRDKNLSRISCIIIDEAHERSLNTDLLLAMIKKLLHQRLDLRLVIMSATADAEQLANYFFGCGTFHVAGRNFPVDIRYVPCESEGKSDSSMVAPYVSDVVKMVYEIHKMDKEGTVLAFLTSQMEVEWACENFRSPSAIALPLHGKLTFEEQNQVFANYPGKRKVIFATNVAETSLTIPGVKYVVDSGMVKESKFEPGTGTNVLRVCRVSQSSANQRAGRAGRTEPGTCYRLYSESDFEIMPPHQEPEIRRVHLGVAVLRILALGIKNVQDFDFVDAPSPKAIEMALRNLIQLGAVTQRNILYELTPEGYDLVRLGIEPRLGKIILKCFHNRLGREGIVLAAVMANSSSIFCRVGSEESKLKSDRLKVQFCHQSGDLFTLLAVYKDWDAVPPVRKNIWCWENSINAKSMRRCQEAVQELESCLQNELSIIIPSYWRWNPQIHTEHDETLKSIILSAFVENVAMYSGYDHLGYEVALTRKHIPLHPSCSLLVFDQRPSWVVFGEILSASYQYLVCVTAFDFKSLAAVCPPPSFDFSKMESEKLHIRVLTGFGSLLLKRFCGKANSCLHRLVSCIRTECVDERIGVEVKVNENEVWLHASSKDMDKVSGFVNDALQYEGRLLQNECLEKRLYSGGPAVSPSVALFGAGGEIKHLELEKSCLTVDIFHSDMNCVNDKELLMFLEKSTSGTICAVHKFSAIGQESEEQEKWGRITFLSPDTAKRATQLNLVELCGGLLKVIPSRSTYGSDKKLPFPDLRAKVCWPRRYSKGIAIVKCEQEDIEALVNDFSDIIIGGRYARCEPSAKYMDSVVITGLDREISEDEIFEVLYTVTNRKIRDIFLLRGNTVEGPSPAACEEALLREISVFMPKTNPLGSCVRVQVSQPEPKDTYMRATIMFNGSLHLEAARALDEIDGKALPGCFSWQKMKCQHMFHSSIWCPASVYLVIRSQLDHLVKSFRCRKGVECNMEVNENGSCRVKISATATKTVAELRRPLEGLMKGNNIDDAAITPTVLQLLFSRDGLNVLNTIQRETGTYILFDKQALSLRVFGTTAKIEVAKKRLVKSLLRLHENKQLEVHLRGAVLPPDLMKRVVQKFGPDLHSLKEMFPGAEFSLNTKRHCICLKGVEDLKEGQGLGGTKDLKQKVEERIYEIARTSGSPNQNGNEEATCPICLCEVEDSYKLELCRHEFCRSCLVEQCDSAIKSQDSFPIRCARKGCGASVLLTDLRSLLLGEKFEELFRASLAAFVVGSGGVYRFCPSPDCPSVYRVTESGAPFVCDACYVETCTRCHLEYHPFLSCEKYKEFKVDPDSSLKEWCAGKENVKKCPVCRFTIEKVDGCNHIECRCGKHVCWVCLEFFESADDCYNHLRSIHLAII; translated from the exons ATGCAACGTCCATCGTCTGCTTCGTCTTGTGGGCACCGGTGTTACCCGCCGGCGAGTTACGACCGCTGCGGCCAAGTTCCGTTCAATCATCACCAAGTCCGGCAGCCATGGAAGCCTCAATTGTCCCCGAATTACCGCCGTGATCGCCCTCCCGGACCTCCGATGGTGCCTTCCTTCCGCCACCACAACTTCGTCATCCAGCTCAGGTTGAATTCCACCGAAAAACGCCCAGAAAAGCTCGAAACTGAGGGCTTAGTTTCGAAATTGACCTGCAAGCCGGAGAGTTATCGGGTTTCCAATACTGGGCCCGTCATAGGAAGCTTATATTATCAGCAGTGGGTTGAAGCCCTTGAAACTATGGTTCAGTTGTGGGAAATTCGGTTGAACAATGGGCATTCTTTGACTCCAAGGTTGATTCAGAACGTGGTGGTGTCATCTGATAAAGATGAGTTGAAAGATCAGTTAAAGACACTGTTTTTGTCTAGATTGAGAGCGTTAATGGAGGATGAGTCGGTGAACAAGTGGGAGAAGAAGTTAGAGATGGTGTTGAATGAGAGAAAGGAAGTTAATTTAAACTTAAAAAAGCGAAAACAATTGAGGGAATTTCATGAGTTGAAGAAAAAGAGGGATGGTTTGGAGAAGGAAGGGGATTTGATTGCTAAGAGGATTGAGGAGTTTAAACGTGGGATCCAGTGCATGGTGGACTAtttggagggaaaaggggtagATGAAGTGGAAGCAGTTGGGGTCAAAGTTGGGTTGTTTATGTTTGGAAGAGAGTTTGATTGGGGGAAGCTTCATTGCTTGATGATGAGGGAATGTCGTCGGCTTGATGAAGGATTACCCCTTTTCGCATTTCGTGGTGAGATTTTTCAGCAAATTCATTGCCAGCAG ATTACAGTTTTGATTGGGGAGACTGGTTCTGGAAAGAGTACGCAATTGGTTCAGTTTCTTGCTGATTCTGGCGTGGCTGGTAAGGGATCCATTGTTTGCACTCAGCCTCGTAAACTTGCTGCAGTTTCATTGGCACAGAGGGTTAAGGAGGAAAGTCGTGGTTGTTATGAAGATCATTCAGTCATCTCTTATCCATCTTATTCATCTAGTCAGAACTACAATTCCAAGGTAATATTTACGACAGATCACTCCTTACTGCAGCACTACATGCGTGATAAGAATTTATCCCGGATTTCATGCATTATAATTGATGAGGCACATGAAAGAAGCTTAAATACTGATCTTCTTTTAGCGATGATTAAGAAATTACTACATCAGAGGCTTGATCTGAGGCTTGTCATTATGTCTGCGACAGCTGATGCAGAACAGCTTGCGAATTACTTTTTTGGTTGTGGAACCTTTCATGTTGCTGGCAGAAACTTTCCTGTTGATATCCGCTATGTACCTTGTGAATCTGAGGGCAAATCTGATTCTAGCATGGTTGCACCTTACGTTTCTGATGTTGTGAAGATGGTTTACGAGATCCATAAAATGGATAAAGAAGGAACTGTTCTTGCCTTCTTAACTTCACAAATGGAGGTTGAGTGGGCTTGTGAGAATTTCCGATCTCCTTCAGCTATTGCATTACCTCTACATGGGAAACTGACTTTTGAAGAGCAAAATCAAGTTTTTGCGAACTAtccaggaaaaagaaaagtaatattTGCAACAAATGTTGCTGAGACTTCTTTAACCATTCCAGGCGTTAAATACGTTGTTGACTCGGGCATGGTGAAGGAGAGTAAATTTGAGCCTGGTACTGGCACGAATGTTCTCAGGGTTTGCAGGGTCAGCCAGAGTTCTGCTAATCAACGGGCTGGCCGTGCTGGGAGGACTGAACCTGGGACATGCTACAGGCTTTACTCTGAGAGTGATTTTGAGATAATGCCTCCTCACCAGGAACCTGAAATTCGCAGGGTGCACCTTGGTGTTGCAGTTCTGAGAATTCTTGCTTTGGGTATCAAGAATGTGCaggattttgattttgttgatGCACCTAGTCCAAAGGCAATTGAGATGGCCCTCAGAAATCTTATTCAACTTGGAGCTGTCACCCAAAGGAATATTCTTTATGAATTGACTCCGGAAGGGTATGACTTGGTTAGGTTGGGAATTGAACCTCGGCTTGGGAAAATAATTCTGAAATGCTTCCATAACCGCCTTGGTAGGGAGGGCATTGTTCTTGCTGCTGTCATGGCAAATTCCAGCAGCATATTTTGTAGAGTTGGTTCTGAAGAAAGCAAACTAAAATCTGACCGCCTTAAGGTCCAATTCTGTCATCAGAGCGGTGATCTCTTCACTTTGCTTGCTGTTTACAAAGATTGGGACGCTGTGCCTCCTGTGAGGAAGAATATCTGGTGTTGGGAGAACAGCATCAATGCAAAATCCATGCGAAGATGCCAAGAGGCAGTTCAAGAACTGGAATCTTGCCTTCAAAATGAACTAAGCATTATTATCCCAAGTTATTGGCGCTGGAATCCACAGATTCATACTGAGCATGATGAGACTCTTAAAAGCATTATACTTTCTGCTTTTGTGGAAAATGTAGCTATGTACTCTGGTTATGATCACCTTGGATATGAAGTGGCGCTTACAAGGAAACATATCCCACTACATCCATCATGTTCTTTACTTGTTTTTGATCAAAGACCTAGTTGGGTTGTTTTTGGTGAAATTCTTTCAGCATCTTACCAATATTTGGTATGTGTTACTGCATTTGATTTCAAATCTTTGGCTGCTGTTTGTCCACCTCCTTCGTTTGATTTCTCCAAGATGGAAAGCGAGAAGCTTCACATTAGGGTTTTGACAGGGTTTGGCAGTTTGCTATTGAAAAGGTTCTGTGGAAAAGCTAATAGTTGTCTGCATCGTCTTGTTTCATGTATCAGAACAGAATGTGTGGATGAACGAATCGGTGTTGAAGTAAAGGTTAATGAGAATGAAGTTTGGTTGCATGCTTCTTCTAAGGACATGGACAAAGTTTCTGGCTTTGTGAATGATGCATTGCAGTATGAAGGGAGATTATTGCAAAATGAGTGTTTGGAGAAACGCTTGTACAGTGGAGGGCCCGCTGTCTCACCTTCTGTAGCTTTGTTTGGAGCTGGTGGTGAGATCAAGCATCTAGAGCTTGAAAAGAGCTGTTTGACCGTTGACATATTTCATTCAGATATGAATTGTGTTAATGACAAGGAGCTATTGATGTTTCTGGAGAAATCCACGTCGGGCACTATTTGTGCTGTCCATAAGTTTTCAGCTATCGGCCAAGAAAGTGAGGAGCAGGAGAAATGGGGAAGGATTACATTTCTCTCACCTGATACTGCAAAGAGGGCTACTCAACTTAATCTGGTTGAGTTATGTGGCGGCTTGCTGAAGGTCATTCCTTCACGGAGCACATATGGTAGTGACAAAAAATTGCCCTTTCCTGATCTCAGAGCAAAAGTTTGTTGGCCTCGTAGATACAGTAAAGGCATAGCAATTGTTAAGTGTGAGCAAGAGGATATTGAAGCCCTGGTAAATGATTTCTCTGACATTATAATTGGAGGAAGGTATGCTCGTTGTGAACCAAGCGCAAAGTACATGGACAGTGTTGTGATTACAGGACTTGATAGAGAAATTTCTGAAGATGAAATTTTTGAAGTATTATATACTGTAACAAATAGGAAAATACGTGATATTTTCTTGTTGAGGGGAAACACCGTGGAAGGTCCTTCGCCTGCTGCTTGTGAAGAAGCACTTCTGAGAGAAATATCTGTCTTTATGCCTAAAACGAACCCTCTTGGCAGCTGCGTCCGTGTCCAGGTATCCCAGCCAGAACCAAAGGACACTTACATGAGAGCCACAATTATGTTTAATGGGAGTCTGCATCTGGAGGCTGCAAGAGctttggatgaaattgatggaaAAGCATTGCCGGGATGTTTTTCATGGCAGAAGATGAAATGCCAGCATATGTTTCATAGCTCCATTTGGTGTCCTGCATCTGTTTACTTGGTTATAAGGAGTCAGCTGGATCATTTAGTCAAGAGCTTCCGTTGCCGAAAAG GTGTTGAATGCAATATGGAAGTAAATGAGAATGGTTCATGTCGAGTAAAGATATCTGCAACTGCTACCAAAACAGTGGCAGAATTGAGAAGACCATTGGAGGGGCTCATGAAAGGCAACAATATAGACGATGCAGCAATCACTCCAACAGTTTTGCAGTTGCTTTTCTCTCGTGATGGTCTCAATGTTTTGAATACGATTCAGCGGGAGACAGGAACCTATATTCTTTTTGACAAGCAAGCCCTCAGTTTGAGGGTTTTTGGCACAACAGCCAAGATTGAGGTTGCCAAAAAGAGACTTGTTAAATCCCTTCTCAGACTGCATGAGAACAAGCAACTGGAAGTCCATCTTCGTGGTGCAGTTTTACCTCCTGATCTGATGAAAAGGGTTGTTCAGAAGTTTGGTCCGGATCTGCATTCGCTTAAAGAAATGTTTCCAGGGGCAGAGTTTTCCTTGAATACGAAGCGCCATTGCATCTGTCTTAAAGGAGTAGAAGACCTGAAGGAAGGGCAAGGTCTTGGGGGCACAAAAGACCTGAAGCAAAAAGTTGAAGAGAGAATCTATGAGATTGCACGGACTAGCGGTTCACCGAATCAAAATGGAAACGAGGAGGCTACCTGTCCCATTTGCTTGTGTGAAGTGGAGGATAGCTACAAGCTTGAACTGTGCAGACATGAGTTCTGCAGATCATGTTTAGTGGAGCAGTGCGACTCTGCAATTAAAAGCCAGGACAGCTTTCCAATACGTTGTGCACGGAAAGGTTGTGGGGCTTCTGTGTTGCTAACGGATTTAAGGTCTCTATTGCTGGGTGAGAAGTTCGAAGAACTTTTCAGGGCTTCTCTGGCTGCATTTGTGGTGGGAAGTGGTGGAGTTTACAGGTTTTGCCCCTCTCCCGACTGCCCTTCAGTTTATCGAGTAACTGAGTCCGGTGCTCCGTTTGTCTGCGATGCATGTTACGTGGAGACGTGTACTAGGTGCCACCTGGAGTATCATCCATTCTTGTCATGTGAGAAGTACAAGGAGTTTAAAGTTGACCCTGATTCATCTTTGAAGGAATGGTGCGCTGggaaagaaaatgtgaaaaagtGCCCTGTGTGCAGGTTTACAATTGAGAAAGTGGACGGATGCAACCATATTGAGTGTAGGTGCGGGAAGCATGTTTGTTGGGTCTGTCTGGAATTCTTCGAAAGTGCTGATGATTGCTATAATCATTTGAGGTCTATACACCTTGCCATTATTTAA
- the LOC113776781 gene encoding uncharacterized protein LOC113776781, producing MANKKENPRGGSYGRGDHQEMVAGLLFSQKPGFDLMQNCDLPPPVKIFAGHDKTIVSPMNNVYSMIAGQKDEDVGVEMAYDKTSETEKLELLKALRLSQTRAREAERKAAVLSRERDDLSNLLLQQSMHLFAYKQWVRMMELQLPKLNKHQEKRELSSAATNWEGNMPKEEGENNGEKGMTWLVTVAICVGIAGFGFYSFFSSYY from the coding sequence ATGGCtaataagaaagaaaatcctAGAGGAGGCTCGTATGGACGAGGTGATCATCAAGAAATGGTTGCTGGTCTATTGTTTTCTCAGAAACCCGGATTTGATCTCATGCAGAACTGTGATTTACCACCACCAGTGAAGATTTTTGCTGGTCATGATAAGACGATTGTGTCACCGATGAATAACGTTTACAGCATGATTGCCGGGCAGAAAGATGAGGATGTTGGGGTGGAAATGGCTTACGACAAAACTTCTGAGACTGAAAAATTGGAGCTTCTTAAGGCCTTGAGATTATCTCAAACACGAGCAAGAGAGGCAGAGAGGAAAGCTGCTGTTTTGTCCAGGGAGAGGGATGATCTTTCTAACCTGTTGCTGCAACAATCAATGCATTTATTTGCTTATAAGCAATGGGTGAGAATGATGGAACTCCAGTTGCCTAAACTGAATAAGCACCAAGAAAAACGAGAGCTTAGTTCTGCTGCAACCAATTGGGAGGGAAATATGCCTAAGGAGGAAGGCGAAAACAATGGAGAAAAAGGCATGACATGGCTAGTGACCGTGGCAATCTGTGTGGGCATTGCTGGGTTTGGATTTTACAGTTTCTTTTCAAGTTACTATTGA
- the LOC113777689 gene encoding ATP-dependent RNA helicase DEAH12, chloroplastic-like isoform X2 codes for MVITVLIGETGSGKSTQLVQFLADSGVAGKGSIVCTQPRKLAAVSLAQRVKEESRGCYEDHSVISYPSYSSSQNYNSKVIFTTDHSLLQHYMRDKNLSRISCIIIDEAHERSLNTDLLLAMIKKLLHQRLDLRLVIMSATADAEQLANYFFGCGTFHVAGRNFPVDIRYVPCESEGKSDSSMVAPYVSDVVKMVYEIHKMDKEGTVLAFLTSQMEVEWACENFRSPSAIALPLHGKLTFEEQNQVFANYPGKRKVIFATNVAETSLTIPGVKYVVDSGMVKESKFEPGTGTNVLRVCRVSQSSANQRAGRAGRTEPGTCYRLYSESDFEIMPPHQEPEIRRVHLGVAVLRILALGIKNVQDFDFVDAPSPKAIEMALRNLIQLGAVTQRNILYELTPEGYDLVRLGIEPRLGKIILKCFHNRLGREGIVLAAVMANSSSIFCRVGSEESKLKSDRLKVQFCHQSGDLFTLLAVYKDWDAVPPVRKNIWCWENSINAKSMRRCQEAVQELESCLQNELSIIIPSYWRWNPQIHTEHDETLKSIILSAFVENVAMYSGYDHLGYEVALTRKHIPLHPSCSLLVFDQRPSWVVFGEILSASYQYLVCVTAFDFKSLAAVCPPPSFDFSKMESEKLHIRVLTGFGSLLLKRFCGKANSCLHRLVSCIRTECVDERIGVEVKVNENEVWLHASSKDMDKVSGFVNDALQYEGRLLQNECLEKRLYSGGPAVSPSVALFGAGGEIKHLELEKSCLTVDIFHSDMNCVNDKELLMFLEKSTSGTICAVHKFSAIGQESEEQEKWGRITFLSPDTAKRATQLNLVELCGGLLKVIPSRSTYGSDKKLPFPDLRAKVCWPRRYSKGIAIVKCEQEDIEALVNDFSDIIIGGRYARCEPSAKYMDSVVITGLDREISEDEIFEVLYTVTNRKIRDIFLLRGNTVEGPSPAACEEALLREISVFMPKTNPLGSCVRVQVSQPEPKDTYMRATIMFNGSLHLEAARALDEIDGKALPGCFSWQKMKCQHMFHSSIWCPASVYLVIRSQLDHLVKSFRCRKGVECNMEVNENGSCRVKISATATKTVAELRRPLEGLMKGNNIDDAAITPTVLQLLFSRDGLNVLNTIQRETGTYILFDKQALSLRVFGTTAKIEVAKKRLVKSLLRLHENKQLEVHLRGAVLPPDLMKRVVQKFGPDLHSLKEMFPGAEFSLNTKRHCICLKGVEDLKEGQGLGGTKDLKQKVEERIYEIARTSGSPNQNGNEEATCPICLCEVEDSYKLELCRHEFCRSCLVEQCDSAIKSQDSFPIRCARKGCGASVLLTDLRSLLLGEKFEELFRASLAAFVVGSGGVYRFCPSPDCPSVYRVTESGAPFVCDACYVETCTRCHLEYHPFLSCEKYKEFKVDPDSSLKEWCAGKENVKKCPVCRFTIEKVDGCNHIECRCGKHVCWVCLEFFESADDCYNHLRSIHLAII; via the exons ATGGTG ATTACAGTTTTGATTGGGGAGACTGGTTCTGGAAAGAGTACGCAATTGGTTCAGTTTCTTGCTGATTCTGGCGTGGCTGGTAAGGGATCCATTGTTTGCACTCAGCCTCGTAAACTTGCTGCAGTTTCATTGGCACAGAGGGTTAAGGAGGAAAGTCGTGGTTGTTATGAAGATCATTCAGTCATCTCTTATCCATCTTATTCATCTAGTCAGAACTACAATTCCAAGGTAATATTTACGACAGATCACTCCTTACTGCAGCACTACATGCGTGATAAGAATTTATCCCGGATTTCATGCATTATAATTGATGAGGCACATGAAAGAAGCTTAAATACTGATCTTCTTTTAGCGATGATTAAGAAATTACTACATCAGAGGCTTGATCTGAGGCTTGTCATTATGTCTGCGACAGCTGATGCAGAACAGCTTGCGAATTACTTTTTTGGTTGTGGAACCTTTCATGTTGCTGGCAGAAACTTTCCTGTTGATATCCGCTATGTACCTTGTGAATCTGAGGGCAAATCTGATTCTAGCATGGTTGCACCTTACGTTTCTGATGTTGTGAAGATGGTTTACGAGATCCATAAAATGGATAAAGAAGGAACTGTTCTTGCCTTCTTAACTTCACAAATGGAGGTTGAGTGGGCTTGTGAGAATTTCCGATCTCCTTCAGCTATTGCATTACCTCTACATGGGAAACTGACTTTTGAAGAGCAAAATCAAGTTTTTGCGAACTAtccaggaaaaagaaaagtaatattTGCAACAAATGTTGCTGAGACTTCTTTAACCATTCCAGGCGTTAAATACGTTGTTGACTCGGGCATGGTGAAGGAGAGTAAATTTGAGCCTGGTACTGGCACGAATGTTCTCAGGGTTTGCAGGGTCAGCCAGAGTTCTGCTAATCAACGGGCTGGCCGTGCTGGGAGGACTGAACCTGGGACATGCTACAGGCTTTACTCTGAGAGTGATTTTGAGATAATGCCTCCTCACCAGGAACCTGAAATTCGCAGGGTGCACCTTGGTGTTGCAGTTCTGAGAATTCTTGCTTTGGGTATCAAGAATGTGCaggattttgattttgttgatGCACCTAGTCCAAAGGCAATTGAGATGGCCCTCAGAAATCTTATTCAACTTGGAGCTGTCACCCAAAGGAATATTCTTTATGAATTGACTCCGGAAGGGTATGACTTGGTTAGGTTGGGAATTGAACCTCGGCTTGGGAAAATAATTCTGAAATGCTTCCATAACCGCCTTGGTAGGGAGGGCATTGTTCTTGCTGCTGTCATGGCAAATTCCAGCAGCATATTTTGTAGAGTTGGTTCTGAAGAAAGCAAACTAAAATCTGACCGCCTTAAGGTCCAATTCTGTCATCAGAGCGGTGATCTCTTCACTTTGCTTGCTGTTTACAAAGATTGGGACGCTGTGCCTCCTGTGAGGAAGAATATCTGGTGTTGGGAGAACAGCATCAATGCAAAATCCATGCGAAGATGCCAAGAGGCAGTTCAAGAACTGGAATCTTGCCTTCAAAATGAACTAAGCATTATTATCCCAAGTTATTGGCGCTGGAATCCACAGATTCATACTGAGCATGATGAGACTCTTAAAAGCATTATACTTTCTGCTTTTGTGGAAAATGTAGCTATGTACTCTGGTTATGATCACCTTGGATATGAAGTGGCGCTTACAAGGAAACATATCCCACTACATCCATCATGTTCTTTACTTGTTTTTGATCAAAGACCTAGTTGGGTTGTTTTTGGTGAAATTCTTTCAGCATCTTACCAATATTTGGTATGTGTTACTGCATTTGATTTCAAATCTTTGGCTGCTGTTTGTCCACCTCCTTCGTTTGATTTCTCCAAGATGGAAAGCGAGAAGCTTCACATTAGGGTTTTGACAGGGTTTGGCAGTTTGCTATTGAAAAGGTTCTGTGGAAAAGCTAATAGTTGTCTGCATCGTCTTGTTTCATGTATCAGAACAGAATGTGTGGATGAACGAATCGGTGTTGAAGTAAAGGTTAATGAGAATGAAGTTTGGTTGCATGCTTCTTCTAAGGACATGGACAAAGTTTCTGGCTTTGTGAATGATGCATTGCAGTATGAAGGGAGATTATTGCAAAATGAGTGTTTGGAGAAACGCTTGTACAGTGGAGGGCCCGCTGTCTCACCTTCTGTAGCTTTGTTTGGAGCTGGTGGTGAGATCAAGCATCTAGAGCTTGAAAAGAGCTGTTTGACCGTTGACATATTTCATTCAGATATGAATTGTGTTAATGACAAGGAGCTATTGATGTTTCTGGAGAAATCCACGTCGGGCACTATTTGTGCTGTCCATAAGTTTTCAGCTATCGGCCAAGAAAGTGAGGAGCAGGAGAAATGGGGAAGGATTACATTTCTCTCACCTGATACTGCAAAGAGGGCTACTCAACTTAATCTGGTTGAGTTATGTGGCGGCTTGCTGAAGGTCATTCCTTCACGGAGCACATATGGTAGTGACAAAAAATTGCCCTTTCCTGATCTCAGAGCAAAAGTTTGTTGGCCTCGTAGATACAGTAAAGGCATAGCAATTGTTAAGTGTGAGCAAGAGGATATTGAAGCCCTGGTAAATGATTTCTCTGACATTATAATTGGAGGAAGGTATGCTCGTTGTGAACCAAGCGCAAAGTACATGGACAGTGTTGTGATTACAGGACTTGATAGAGAAATTTCTGAAGATGAAATTTTTGAAGTATTATATACTGTAACAAATAGGAAAATACGTGATATTTTCTTGTTGAGGGGAAACACCGTGGAAGGTCCTTCGCCTGCTGCTTGTGAAGAAGCACTTCTGAGAGAAATATCTGTCTTTATGCCTAAAACGAACCCTCTTGGCAGCTGCGTCCGTGTCCAGGTATCCCAGCCAGAACCAAAGGACACTTACATGAGAGCCACAATTATGTTTAATGGGAGTCTGCATCTGGAGGCTGCAAGAGctttggatgaaattgatggaaAAGCATTGCCGGGATGTTTTTCATGGCAGAAGATGAAATGCCAGCATATGTTTCATAGCTCCATTTGGTGTCCTGCATCTGTTTACTTGGTTATAAGGAGTCAGCTGGATCATTTAGTCAAGAGCTTCCGTTGCCGAAAAG GTGTTGAATGCAATATGGAAGTAAATGAGAATGGTTCATGTCGAGTAAAGATATCTGCAACTGCTACCAAAACAGTGGCAGAATTGAGAAGACCATTGGAGGGGCTCATGAAAGGCAACAATATAGACGATGCAGCAATCACTCCAACAGTTTTGCAGTTGCTTTTCTCTCGTGATGGTCTCAATGTTTTGAATACGATTCAGCGGGAGACAGGAACCTATATTCTTTTTGACAAGCAAGCCCTCAGTTTGAGGGTTTTTGGCACAACAGCCAAGATTGAGGTTGCCAAAAAGAGACTTGTTAAATCCCTTCTCAGACTGCATGAGAACAAGCAACTGGAAGTCCATCTTCGTGGTGCAGTTTTACCTCCTGATCTGATGAAAAGGGTTGTTCAGAAGTTTGGTCCGGATCTGCATTCGCTTAAAGAAATGTTTCCAGGGGCAGAGTTTTCCTTGAATACGAAGCGCCATTGCATCTGTCTTAAAGGAGTAGAAGACCTGAAGGAAGGGCAAGGTCTTGGGGGCACAAAAGACCTGAAGCAAAAAGTTGAAGAGAGAATCTATGAGATTGCACGGACTAGCGGTTCACCGAATCAAAATGGAAACGAGGAGGCTACCTGTCCCATTTGCTTGTGTGAAGTGGAGGATAGCTACAAGCTTGAACTGTGCAGACATGAGTTCTGCAGATCATGTTTAGTGGAGCAGTGCGACTCTGCAATTAAAAGCCAGGACAGCTTTCCAATACGTTGTGCACGGAAAGGTTGTGGGGCTTCTGTGTTGCTAACGGATTTAAGGTCTCTATTGCTGGGTGAGAAGTTCGAAGAACTTTTCAGGGCTTCTCTGGCTGCATTTGTGGTGGGAAGTGGTGGAGTTTACAGGTTTTGCCCCTCTCCCGACTGCCCTTCAGTTTATCGAGTAACTGAGTCCGGTGCTCCGTTTGTCTGCGATGCATGTTACGTGGAGACGTGTACTAGGTGCCACCTGGAGTATCATCCATTCTTGTCATGTGAGAAGTACAAGGAGTTTAAAGTTGACCCTGATTCATCTTTGAAGGAATGGTGCGCTGggaaagaaaatgtgaaaaagtGCCCTGTGTGCAGGTTTACAATTGAGAAAGTGGACGGATGCAACCATATTGAGTGTAGGTGCGGGAAGCATGTTTGTTGGGTCTGTCTGGAATTCTTCGAAAGTGCTGATGATTGCTATAATCATTTGAGGTCTATACACCTTGCCATTATTTAA